The Sorex araneus isolate mSorAra2 chromosome 5, mSorAra2.pri, whole genome shotgun sequence genome has a segment encoding these proteins:
- the ZNF518B gene encoding zinc finger protein 518B, producing the protein MDSRAMQIKKMKDLGQQLYPAHASDGRGPATMSPKSLGAHRTARALRPEPPGLVYPGSEAEATLTTLATCAKCKGVQEIPIQELKKTQRADKYICFQCTLSMAPPPFPFGSGSPSGLRGKAAELGPGAGSNKFKVRNFKPGKYYCDKCRFSTKDPLQYKKHITQHDEIRFICSHCSYVSYTKGEFQRHLVKHTGIFPYQCEYCDYGAVRNDYIVKHRKRVHERAGGRRPPGPPAKLEAKRAGAAKPYPELGKTPGLRREALSGRLSDPLSKYPAHARKDKAHGVPWLPDPKDFQKDVVCIPKRLSPAEPSEMPLFENKSVEVEVLSPTREPLQPGMPLTVVAPSELVVPANCLAQLMDVKVVNGTQQVLLKLFPLEENSGLEARPCDGVASEQGAKDRGPGEPGQGGSVEPTRAPAGDGRVERLAAGMRHLPAALQKLRSMKWLRSYDLLMSHPGAHGPSEPPAATEDLQERGALCPYQASLPSLAFKGPFPPASMVKNSVFCGLGAGPGPFPYKAAAAAALAEERPPLARDSKRLLPLSAPPLALPFSGEQCLLPRGKGDPECRRKLSAPGKGTPSGRKLQDSPPEPSSVGPAPAQSQSECLQISQAEEGTAAPQQPGDGPLELTTAERTPESFEGPVISSVFSLSSGSEDVPEGIRWNSSTSKVKSVELLRRKIAKLIESCGRPSSLASSGPRGHPAGPASKALSKAVPKEIQEISAAVAGPSYASASPPGPREEHAVEGPPPHTQAYPQTAMGSGGKAEGRGGRRAHAATPALVSKGAALRALNSSKDVPIVEAACDTPGTVPHSEAQLSQPETSRPARQTDTDLQCPVSEGRSGGLGPTPDTALRPKPRKESAMCGVAPRRNGALYQGPQGLGDSGRHRKLLSRSLPLSKSKSRQGNAGKKKGQGQAELGRYLKDPSIFQVARQLRLVAAKPDQLIKCPRRNQPVIVLNHPDVDSPEVTNVMKVINKYKGNVLKVVLSERTRCQLGIRRHHVRLTYQNAEEANQIKRQMMLKMKLKKVHKNNYQVVDALPDDSTQCLFKCWFCGRLYEDQEEWMSHGQRHLIEATRDWDVLSSKGK; encoded by the coding sequence ATGGACTCTCGGGCGATGCAGATCAAAAAGATGAAGGACCTGGGGCAGCAGCTGTACCCGGCACACGCCAGCGATGGACGAGGCCCTGCCACCATGTCGCCCAAGTCCCTAGGCGCCCACCGCACAGCCCGCGCCCTGAGGCCTGAGCCCCCCGGGCTCGTGTACCCAGGCTCGGAGGCCGAGGCCACCCTCACCACCCTGGCCACCTGCGCCAAGTGCAAGGGCGTGCAGGAAATCCCCATCCAGGAGTTGAAGAAGACCCAGAGGGCAGACAAGTACATCTGCTTCCAGTGCACCCTGAGCATGGCGCCCCCACCTTTCCCCTTCGGCAGCGGCAGCCCCAGCGGCCTCCGAGGGAAGGCGGCAGAGCTGGGCCCCGGTGCGGGCAGCAACAAGTTCAAGGTGCGGAACTTCAAGCCGGGCAAGTACTACTGTGACAAGTGCCGGTTCTCCACCAAGGACCCGCTGCAGTACAAGAAGCACATCACACAGCACGACGAGATCCGCTTCATCTGCTCCCACTGCAGCTACGTCTCCTACACGAAGGGCGAGTTCCAGCGGCACCTGGTCAAGCACACGGGCATCTTCCCCTACCAGTGTGAGTACTGCGACTACGGCGCCGTCCGCAACGACTATATCGTCAAACACCGGAAGCGCGTCCACGAGCGGGCGGGCGGCCGACGTCCGCCCGGGCCCCCCGCCAAGCTGGAGGCCAAGCGAGCAGGCGCGGCCAAGCCCTACCCGGAGCTGGGCAAGACCCCGGGCCTGAGGAGGGAGGCACTGTCTGGCCGGCTGTCTGACCCGCTCTCCAAGTACCCCGCCCATGCCAGGAAGGACAAGGCACATGGGGTCCCGTGGTTGCCAGACCCTAAGGACTTCCAGAAGGACGTGGTGTGTATCCCCAAGAGGCTGAGCCCGGCTGAGCCCAGCGAGATGCCCCTGTTCGAGAACAAGAGCGTGGAGGTGGAGGTGCTGTCGCCCACCCGCGAGCCCCTGCAGCCCGGCATGCCCCTGACCGTGGTGGCGCCCTCCGAGCTCGTGGTCCCTGCCAACTGCCTGGCCCAGCTCATGGACGTGAAGGTGGTCAACGGGACCCAGCAGGTGCTCCTGAAACTCTTCCCTCTGGAGGAGAACAGTGGCCTGGAGGCCAGGCCCTGCGATGGCGTGGCCAGCGAGCAGGGCGCCAAGgacaggggccccggggagcccggGCAGGGGGGCTCTGTGGAGCCGACCAGAGCCCCGGCAGGAGACGGCCGTGTGGAACGGCTGGCGGCTGGCATGAGGCacctccctgcagccctgcagaaGCTCCGGAGCATGAAGTGGCTGCGCTCCTACGACCTCCTCATGTCCCACCCCGGCGCTCACGGCCCAAGCGAGCCCCCCGCGGCCACTGAGGATCTGCAGGAGAGAGGTGCCCTGTGCCCCTACCAAGCCTCCCTTCCCTCGCTGGCCTTCAAAGGCCCCTTCCCCCCGGCCTCCATGGTGAAAAACAGTGTTTTCTGTGGGCTAGGCGCAGGCCCCGGCCCTTTCCCGTAtaaagctgctgctgctgccgccttGGCTGAGGAGAGGCCGCCCCTGGCACGTGACTCCAAGCGACTGTTGCCTCTGAGCGCACCTCCCCTGGCCTTGCCCTTCTCTGGCGAGCAGTGCTTGTTGCCCCGAGGTAAGGGTGACCCGGAGTGCAGAAGAAAGCTCAGTGCCCCCGGAAAGGGCACGCCTTCGGGCCGGAAGCTCCAGGACAGCCCCCCCGAGCCCAGCAGCGTGGGCCCGGCTCCTGCTCAGTCCCAGAGTGAGTGTCTACAGATCAGCCAGGCGGAAGAAGGGACAGCTGcgccccagcagcctggggatGGGCCCTTGGAGCTGACCACAGCGGAGAGGACGCCTGAGAGTTTCGAGGGCCCAGTCATCTCGTCGGTCTTTTCTCTGAGCTCGGGATCCGAGGACGTCCCAGAGGGCATCAGGTGGAACAGCTCAACATCCAAGGTCAAGTCCGTGGAGCTTCTGCGCCGCAAGATCGCCAAACTGATCGAGTCCTGTGGCAGACCGTCGTCTCTAGCCAGCAGTGGCCCACGTGGCCACCCAGCAGGGCCCGCATCCAAGGCCCTTTCCAAGGCTGTCCCCAAAGAGATCCAAGAAATCAGTGCGGCAGTGGCAGGCCCCAGCTACGCCTCGGCCTCTCCACCAGGCCCCCGCGAGGAGCATGCTGTGGAAGGACCGCCTCCGCACACACAGGCGTACCCCCAGACAGCCATGGGCAGCGGTGGGAAAGCCGAAggcagagggggcaggagggctcaTGCAGCCACGCCAGCATTGGTCTCTAAAGGAGCAGCATTGAGAGCCCTGAATTCCTCCAAGGACGTCCCCATCGTAGAGGCCGCATGTGACACCCCAGGCACCGTTCCCCACAGCGAGGCCCAACTCAGCCAGCCAGAGACGTCCCGCCCAGCAAGACAGACCGACACAGACTTGCAGTGTCCAGTGAGCGAAGGCAGATCAGGAGGCCTGGGCCCCACTCCCGACACAGCTCTTCGACCAAAGCCCAGAAAAGAGAGCGCCATGTGTGGCGTCGCCCCTAGAAGAAACGGGGCCCTGTACCAAGGGCCACAGGGACTGGGGGACTCGGGGAGGCACCGGAAGCTGCTCTCCAGGAGTCTGCCGTTGAGCAAGAGCAAAAGCCGACAAGGAAACGCCGGCAAGAAGAAGGGCCAGGGGCAGGCGGAGCTGGGCCGCTATCTCAAGGACCCATCAATTTTCCAGGTCGCCCGCCAGCTCCGCCTCGTTGCCGCCAAGCCCGACCAGCTGATCAAGTGTCCCCGCCGGAACCAGCCCGTGATCGTACTGAACCACCCTGACGTGGATTCGCCCGAAGTGACCAACGTGATGAAGGTCATCAACAAGTACAAAGGCAATGTCCTCAAGGTGGTCCTCTCCGAGCGGACGCGGTGTCAGCTGGGCATCCGCCGCCACCACGTGCGGCTCACCTACCAGAACGCGGAGGAGGCCAATCAGATCAAGAGGCAGATGATGCTGAAGATGAAGCTGAAGAAGGTCCACAAGAACAACTACCAAGTGGTGGACGCCCTGCCCGACGACTCGACCCAGTGTCTGTTCAAGTGCTGGTTCTGCGGGCGGCTCTACGAGGACCAGGAGGAGTGGATGAGCCACGGCCAGCGGCATCTGATCGAAGCCACCAGGGACTGGGATGTCCTCTCCTCCAAGGGCAAATAG